The DNA sequence ACAACCTAGAGCAAAGGCTCCAGATATTGAGTGAGCCGCAGTCTACTGATGCAGAATATCTTTACAAGCAAATAATGAATTTAAGCGAATAATGCTGGCTAAAACGCCTAAATAGCATACAAAAACCAGCCAAAACCGACTTTTAAACGCCAACCAAAGTACAAAAATGTGATCTACGTTCACTTAATGGGGTTTACAAAAATCAGAAATCACAAATAAAGATCAATAATATCAACCAATTAAAACAAATACGTTTGATTAACACCTGTACGCCTGAAAACAGTAAAACCACCAGCATAAATCACTAGCTAATTGTGCATATGACTAGCTAACGGCTGGATACCACAATAAATAACTGAAAAATATAGACTTAACAAGATTCATTACCACTAATGTAAACAAAAAGCCGACCACAGCAAACTGTGATCGGCTCTATTCGATAACCCTAAGGTACAGATGTACGCCTAATTTCTAGTACGTCAAACTCCTAAAGCGTCTAATCCCTAAAACATGTATCGGGCGCAAAGAGTTAGGCCTTCTTAGCTTTAGGCCCGCCAGCCGGGGATTTCGGTTTCATAAGCCGCTATCGCCTCGCCGTAACCCAGGCTGATGCCTATGGCATCCAGGCCGTTTAGCAGGTTATGACGTGCCGACGGGGCGATTTCGAAGCTAAAGCTTGCGCCCGAAGGAGAGGTCACAGTCTGTGCCTGCAGATCCACGCTCACCTGAGCGCCCTCTTCGGCTTCAACCTCTCGCATCAACTGCACCACCTCCGCCTCGGTGAGGCGAACCGGCAAAAGGCCGTTGTTGATGGCGTTGCCATAGAAGATATCGGCAAAACTTGGCGCTATGATCACCCTAAGGCCAAAATCGGCCAGGGCCCAGGGCGCATGTTCACGACTCGAGCCACAACCAAAGTTCTCCTTAGCCAGCAAGATAGAGGCTCCTTGGTAACGGGGCCGATTCAGGCTGAACTCAGGATTAGGCTGATCGCCGGCATCGTCCAGATAACGCCAGTCGTGAAACAGGTGAACCCCGAAACCGTCACGGGTGACCTTAGAGAGAAACTGCTTAGGGATGATCTGATCCGTATCGATATTGGCACTGTCGATGATCACCGCAAGCCCTGTATGTGTGGTAAATGGTTGCATCTCTCCCTCCTAGTATGGCTTGCGAATATCGACGAAATGACCGGCAATCGCCGCGGCGGCGGCCATGGCAGGGCTCACCAGGTGAGTGCGGCTACCGCGTCCCTGACGACCCTCGAAGTTACGGTTACTGGTCGAGGCGCAGCGATCCCCGGCCTCCAGCCTGTCATCGTTCATCGCCAGACACATGGAGCAACCCGGCAGACGCCATTCAAACCCAGCATCGATAAAGATCTTATCCAGGCCTTCCGCCTCCGCCTGCTCCTTCACCAAGCCTGAGCCCGGCACCACGATAGCCGTGACACCGGCGGCCACTTTACGCCCCTTGGCCTGCTGAGCCGCCGAGCGCAGATCTTCGATGCGCGAATTGGTACAGGAGCCGATAAACACCTTGTTAATGCTCACGTCAGTCATCTGAGTGCCAGGGGTGAGCGCCACATAGTCCAGTGCCTTCTCGATACTCGCCTTCACCGTCGGGTTTGTCTCATCTTCAGGGTTAGGCACGCACTGATCGATCGCCACCACTTGGCCTGGGTTAGTGCCCCAGGTCAGCTGAGGCGCGATATCGCTCGCCTCCAGCACCACATGGGCATCGAACATGGCATCCTCGTCCGACTTCAGCGCCTTCCAAGCGGCGACCGCCTGCTGCCAAGCTTCGCCCTTAGGCGCAAACTCACGGCCTTCTAGGTAATCAATGGTGGTCTGATCCGGCGCTATCATGCCCGCCTTGGCGCCCATCTCGATCGCCATGTTACAGACTGTCATGCGCCCTTCCATCGACAGGGCGGCAATCGCCTCGCCGCAGAACTCCACCACATAACCC is a window from the Shewanella loihica PV-4 genome containing:
- the leuC gene encoding 3-isopropylmalate dehydratase large subunit, with product MAKTLYEKVWDSHIVAAPEGEAPLIYVDRHLVHEVTSPQAFSGLKVAGRKLRAPEKTFATMDHNTSTKSASLDALSPMARTQVETLAQNCKEFGVRLYDIHHKNQGIVHVMGPELGITLPGTVIVCGDSHTATHGAFGALAFGIGTSEVEHVMATQTLRQLKAKTMKIEVRGLVADGITAKDIVLAIIGKIGMDGGTGYVVEFCGEAIAALSMEGRMTVCNMAIEMGAKAGMIAPDQTTIDYLEGREFAPKGEAWQQAVAAWKALKSDEDAMFDAHVVLEASDIAPQLTWGTNPGQVVAIDQCVPNPEDETNPTVKASIEKALDYVALTPGTQMTDVSINKVFIGSCTNSRIEDLRSAAQQAKGRKVAAGVTAIVVPGSGLVKEQAEAEGLDKIFIDAGFEWRLPGCSMCLAMNDDRLEAGDRCASTSNRNFEGRQGRGSRTHLVSPAMAAAAAIAGHFVDIRKPY
- the leuD gene encoding 3-isopropylmalate dehydratase small subunit, with protein sequence MQPFTTHTGLAVIIDSANIDTDQIIPKQFLSKVTRDGFGVHLFHDWRYLDDAGDQPNPEFSLNRPRYQGASILLAKENFGCGSSREHAPWALADFGLRVIIAPSFADIFYGNAINNGLLPVRLTEAEVVQLMREVEAEEGAQVSVDLQAQTVTSPSGASFSFEIAPSARHNLLNGLDAIGISLGYGEAIAAYETEIPGWRA